A part of Desulfobacter sp. genomic DNA contains:
- a CDS encoding ABC transporter ATP-binding protein, whose translation MKISIEQISYTYPGGSRALDRISLDIEPGTVSALMGGNGAGKTTLARHLNGLLTPDRGRITLGGTDTRGIPAGALAARTAYMFQNPDDQLFSATVDEEVRFGPLNLGYDNEDVDRLVDTALSLSGLTARAQANPADLPRSQKRLCCLAGVVAMDSDCYILDEPTQGLDQRDTRRVEEILGYLSQKNKTIIIITHDPDFAAEQASYGIVLNQGRLAAHDRLDRIFSRPGQCRKWGVQAPQMARLGRALDMDPLPLTPGDFVNQFEKKKYHEQK comes from the coding sequence ATGAAGATATCCATTGAGCAGATCAGCTACACCTATCCCGGGGGCAGCAGGGCATTGGACAGGATCAGCCTGGACATTGAACCCGGAACCGTCTCGGCCCTGATGGGCGGCAACGGGGCCGGCAAAACCACCCTGGCCAGACACCTTAACGGGCTTCTGACACCGGACCGGGGCCGGATCACCCTGGGCGGTACCGATACCCGGGGCATACCGGCCGGGGCCCTGGCCGCCAGAACTGCCTATATGTTCCAAAACCCGGATGACCAGCTCTTTTCGGCAACAGTAGACGAAGAGGTCAGGTTCGGCCCATTAAACCTGGGTTACGACAATGAGGATGTCGACAGGCTGGTGGACACGGCACTCTCCCTTTCCGGGCTGACCGCACGGGCCCAGGCCAACCCGGCCGACCTGCCCCGGAGTCAAAAGCGGCTCTGCTGCCTGGCCGGTGTGGTTGCCATGGACTCGGACTGTTATATCCTCGATGAACCCACCCAGGGACTTGACCAAAGGGATACCCGCCGGGTGGAAGAGATCCTCGGCTACCTTTCCCAAAAAAACAAAACCATTATTATCATCACCCACGATCCCGACTTTGCGGCGGAGCAGGCCAGTTACGGCATTGTCCTCAACCAGGGGCGGCTGGCTGCCCATGACCGGCTGGACAGGATATTTTCCCGGCCCGGGCAATGCAGGAAATGGGGCGTCCAGGCCCCGCAGATGGCCCGTCTCGGCCGGGCCCTGGATATGGATCCGCTCCCCCTGACCCCCGGCGATTTTGTCAACCAATTTGAAAAAAAGAAATATCATGAACAGAAATAA
- the recA gene encoding recombinase RecA, producing the protein MDMNKDKEKAVQTAMSQIERQFGKGSIMKLGGREIEDVPVIRSGSLALDKALGVGGYPRGRVIEIYGPESSGKTTLALHAVAQAQRSGGIAAFIDAEHALDVSYAKRLGVDCDELLVSQPDTGEQALEIADMLVRSGGIDIMIVDSVAALVPRSEIEGEMGDSHMGLQARLMSQALRKLTATIGKTNTTIIFINQIRMKIGVVYGNPETTTGGNALKFYASMRLEIRKAAAIKEGQDVIGNRTRVKVVKNKLAPPFKNVEFDLMYGEGISRTGDLLDMGVELDVVDKSGSWYSYNGERIGQGRENVKAFLIDNPDIFDAIELKVREELGIAGPETKETKKDGLLDV; encoded by the coding sequence GTGGATATGAATAAAGATAAGGAAAAAGCGGTACAGACCGCCATGAGCCAGATCGAACGTCAGTTCGGCAAGGGCTCCATCATGAAGCTGGGCGGCAGAGAGATCGAAGATGTGCCCGTGATCCGTTCCGGTTCCCTGGCCCTGGATAAGGCCCTGGGCGTGGGCGGATATCCCCGGGGGCGGGTCATTGAAATCTACGGGCCGGAATCTTCGGGTAAAACCACCCTGGCCCTGCATGCCGTGGCCCAGGCCCAGAGAAGCGGCGGCATCGCAGCTTTCATCGACGCCGAGCACGCCCTGGATGTCTCCTATGCCAAACGGCTGGGCGTGGACTGCGATGAACTTCTGGTTTCCCAGCCCGACACGGGTGAGCAGGCCCTGGAAATCGCCGACATGCTGGTGAGAAGCGGCGGGATCGATATCATGATTGTAGACTCTGTGGCCGCCCTGGTGCCCCGGTCCGAAATCGAAGGCGAAATGGGGGATTCCCACATGGGACTCCAGGCCCGACTCATGTCCCAGGCCTTGAGAAAACTCACCGCCACCATCGGCAAGACCAACACCACCATTATTTTCATCAACCAGATCCGTATGAAGATCGGCGTGGTCTACGGCAACCCCGAAACCACCACCGGCGGCAACGCTTTGAAATTCTACGCCTCCATGCGCCTTGAAATCCGGAAGGCCGCCGCCATCAAGGAAGGCCAGGATGTCATCGGCAACCGTACCCGGGTCAAGGTGGTCAAAAATAAGCTGGCCCCCCCCTTCAAAAATGTGGAGTTCGACCTGATGTACGGGGAAGGCATCTCCAGAACCGGGGACCTGCTGGACATGGGCGTAGAACTGGATGTGGTGGACAAGAGCGGTTCCTGGTACTCATACAACGGAGAGCGCATCGGTCAGGGCCGTGAGAATGTAAAGGCCTTTTTGATCGACAATCCCGATATTTTTGACGCCATCGAGCTGAAAGTCAGAGAGGAACTTGGGATTGCCGGGCCTGAAACCAAAGAAACCAAAAAAGACGGACTGCTGGACGTATAA
- a CDS encoding phosphatidylglycerophosphatase A, protein MPDKLILFLATGFGLGRIPVAPGTFGTLAGIPLVLAMDGLNGYPGAWGFFMATLILAGVWLAHRAEMILKLKDPGCIVIDEMAGYCVAMSLVPATPVTLVAGFAAFRCFDIIKPVPVRWFEKNFSGGAGVMLDDIMAGVLAALLLKLVCLTGIMGPGAL, encoded by the coding sequence ATGCCGGATAAACTGATTCTATTTCTGGCCACAGGCTTCGGCCTGGGACGGATACCGGTGGCGCCCGGCACCTTCGGAACATTGGCGGGTATCCCCCTGGTTCTGGCCATGGACGGGTTAAACGGCTATCCCGGCGCATGGGGGTTTTTTATGGCAACCCTCATCCTGGCCGGGGTGTGGCTCGCCCACCGGGCGGAGATGATTTTGAAACTCAAAGATCCCGGGTGCATTGTCATTGATGAAATGGCGGGGTATTGCGTTGCCATGAGCCTTGTGCCGGCAACGCCGGTTACCCTGGTCGCCGGGTTCGCAGCCTTTCGCTGCTTTGACATTATAAAACCTGTGCCGGTCCGCTGGTTTGAGAAAAATTTTTCAGGCGGGGCCGGCGTAATGCTGGATGATATCATGGCAGGGGTGCTGGCAGCCCTCCTGCTCAAACTGGTGTGCCTGACCGGAATCATGGGACCGGGCGCTTTATAG
- a CDS encoding ABC transporter ATP-binding protein has translation MAVLVLKAVSFTHDGRQRPALDHVDLTLDRGEFAVVSGASGSGKTSLCYLAAGLIPDIIRGRLGGSAQGVTGCPAGLMLQNPHAQLSGMAFTAEEEVAMALENQGIAPARMEALIRRAMDLAGVSGLADRDPADLSGGQVQRLVLAAVLAPRPDLLVLDEPASQMDPMGREGVYRLARHLADQGRTVLMADKDLERAARFAHRLVVMDKGAIVLDGPAPAIAAHSDIPELGLIPPRYTTAARMARDRDLWPVDRGLPATLAQAEKGFSTP, from the coding sequence ATGGCTGTACTTGTATTAAAGGCGGTAAGCTTCACCCATGACGGCCGGCAACGCCCTGCCCTTGACCATGTTGACCTGACCCTGGACCGGGGCGAATTTGCAGTTGTGTCCGGCGCCTCGGGAAGCGGAAAGACATCGCTGTGCTACCTGGCTGCCGGGTTGATCCCGGACATTATCAGAGGCAGACTTGGGGGCAGTGCCCAGGGAGTCACAGGCTGCCCCGCCGGCCTGATGCTCCAAAATCCCCATGCCCAGTTATCGGGTATGGCATTCACGGCAGAGGAGGAAGTGGCAATGGCCTTGGAAAACCAGGGCATTGCCCCGGCCCGGATGGAAGCCCTTATCCGCCGGGCCATGGACCTGGCCGGTGTCAGCGGCCTGGCAGACCGGGACCCTGCTGACCTGTCCGGAGGCCAGGTCCAGCGCCTGGTTCTGGCTGCAGTCCTTGCCCCCCGCCCGGATCTCCTTGTCCTTGACGAACCCGCCAGCCAGATGGATCCCATGGGCAGGGAAGGAGTGTACCGCCTGGCCCGGCACCTGGCAGACCAAGGCAGGACCGTACTCATGGCGGACAAGGACCTGGAACGGGCGGCCCGGTTTGCCCACCGGCTGGTGGTGATGGACAAAGGGGCGATTGTTCTGGACGGGCCGGCACCTGCCATTGCCGCCCATAGTGACATTCCAGAACTCGGCCTCATACCGCCCCGGTACACCACCGCGGCCCGCATGGCCAGGGACCGGGATCTATGGCCTGTAGACCGTGGCCTGCCCGCCACCCTGGCCCAGGCAGAAAAAGGATTTTCAACCCCATGA
- the larC gene encoding nickel pincer cofactor biosynthesis protein LarC: MILYLDMVSGIAGDMALGALVDLGVPLDWLSAKLAPVLDGFELRSEIVFPSHLRAVNLHVDVTDHKAHRHYADIRAMIENGDLPEKVKANALAAFKKIALAEAHIHGKDIDHVHFHEIGGIDSLVDIIGTFLGMDYLGVSRVVASKIPLGSGTIECAHGTIPVPVPATLAVLKGLPVTQSDAKTEIVTPTGAAIVATLAEAFGSMPEMEITKTGYGAGKRDTGASTPNILRMVLGRPVENAGRTDQMPGEHILRDRVMVIHTHVDDMNPEILGFVMDRLLEKGALDVSFTPIFMKKNRPATRLEVICREDDLDEMAPFILTQTTAIGLRYKVWDRMVLPRETMAADTDLGRIQVKKIIDPNGDVRILPEYEDCRKKALDHDLPLHRVYERVQVQANPLNPLDREGAPIIQNQDGKKADTADAG; the protein is encoded by the coding sequence ATGATCCTTTACCTGGATATGGTCTCCGGCATTGCCGGAGACATGGCCCTGGGGGCCCTGGTGGATCTCGGGGTGCCCCTGGACTGGCTGAGCGCAAAGCTTGCACCGGTTCTGGACGGGTTTGAACTGAGGAGTGAGATTGTCTTTCCCAGCCACCTGCGGGCGGTAAATCTCCATGTGGATGTTACGGATCATAAGGCCCACCGCCATTATGCCGATATCCGTGCCATGATTGAGAACGGGGACCTGCCGGAAAAGGTCAAGGCCAATGCCCTGGCCGCCTTCAAAAAGATTGCCCTTGCCGAGGCCCATATCCACGGCAAAGACATCGACCATGTCCATTTCCATGAGATCGGCGGGATTGATTCCCTGGTGGACATCATCGGCACCTTCCTTGGGATGGATTACCTGGGGGTCTCCCGGGTGGTGGCTTCGAAGATTCCTTTGGGTTCAGGCACCATTGAATGTGCCCACGGCACCATTCCCGTGCCCGTTCCCGCCACCCTGGCCGTTCTCAAGGGACTGCCCGTGACCCAGTCCGATGCAAAAACAGAAATTGTAACCCCCACGGGGGCGGCCATCGTGGCCACGCTGGCCGAGGCCTTCGGGTCCATGCCCGAAATGGAAATCACCAAGACCGGCTACGGGGCGGGCAAGCGGGATACCGGCGCCTCGACCCCCAATATACTGCGCATGGTTCTCGGCCGGCCCGTGGAAAATGCGGGCAGGACCGACCAGATGCCGGGGGAACATATCCTCAGGGACCGGGTTATGGTGATTCACACCCATGTGGATGACATGAACCCCGAGATCCTTGGGTTTGTCATGGACCGGCTTCTGGAGAAGGGGGCCCTGGATGTCAGTTTCACCCCGATTTTCATGAAAAAGAACCGGCCCGCCACCCGGCTGGAAGTGATCTGCCGGGAGGACGACCTGGATGAGATGGCACCATTCATCCTCACCCAGACCACGGCCATCGGGCTGAGGTACAAGGTATGGGACCGGATGGTTCTGCCCAGGGAAACCATGGCGGCGGACACCGATCTGGGGCGGATTCAGGTAAAAAAAATCATTGATCCCAATGGCGATGTTCGCATCCTTCCCGAATACGAGGACTGCAGGAAAAAGGCGCTGGACCATGACCTCCCCCTGCACAGGGTCTATGAGAGGGTTCAGGTCCAGGCCAATCCGCTGAATCCCCTTGACAGAGAAGGGGCGCCGATTATACAAAACCAGGACGGAAAAAAGGCGGACACTGCAGATGCCGGATAA
- the alaS gene encoding alanine--tRNA ligase, which produces MTGNEARKIFLEYFKKHNHRQVRSSSLVPQDDPTLLFVNAGMVQFKRVFTGDEKRDYSTAVTAQKCVRAGGKHNDLENVGYTARHHTFFEMLGNFSFGDYFKEEAIEFGWDLLTNGYGFDAEKLHVSVYKDDDEAYEIWRDKMGVPEERISRLGEEDNFWAMGDTGPCGPCSEIHIDRGEEFGCDDPNCAVGCDCDRWLELWNLVFMQFERSEDGKMTPLPKPSIDTGMGLERIISVLQGVPTNFDTDLFTPIMDKVGELAGKKRGESKEVEVAMKVIADHSRASAFLISDGVLPSNEGRGYVLRRIMRRAIRYGRSIGLKKPFLHETVQTVFSIMDEAYPELKDSAAFILNVVKNEEEKFLETLGTGMKLLEGTIEDIQNKNGKTIPGTVIFKLYDTFGFPVDIIQDHVKEMDIDLDMAGFDAAMAEQKARSKSKKKFAGVGDAYKPLTSAGVKTAFKGYDRLEMDAELLIVVKEEKEAETAAAGDVIEVVTPETVFYAESGGQVGDKGKFENDDCIIEITDTVKDPSGLFIHKGRVTSGQCKKGDTFTLKVDASLRQATAINHSATHILHSALRSVLGDHVKQSGSLVTPERFRFDFTHFSAITPEELSAIENEVNTRIRENHAVSTREMGMDEAVKAGATALFEEKYGDVVRVVSQGEFSQELCGGTHTGASGDIGLFRILSEGGIASGVRRIEAVTGQAALDAVHADQKAIETLAGLLKGNRENVVGRVETLISEKKSLEKELEAIKAKLASKSVDDIEQNIKEINGVKVLAKRVEIENPSQLRDLADKFKAKLGSGVLLLGAESGGKALLIAMVTQDLTKTHKAGDIVKAAAQIVGGGGGGRPDMAQAGGTQPEHLDAALASVFDTVA; this is translated from the coding sequence ATGACAGGAAATGAAGCCAGGAAAATCTTTTTAGAGTATTTCAAGAAACATAACCACCGCCAGGTCCGGTCCTCTTCACTGGTGCCCCAGGACGACCCCACCCTGCTGTTTGTAAATGCGGGTATGGTCCAGTTCAAACGGGTGTTCACCGGTGACGAAAAACGGGACTATTCCACGGCGGTTACGGCCCAGAAATGCGTCAGGGCAGGGGGCAAGCACAACGACCTGGAAAACGTCGGGTACACCGCCCGCCACCACACCTTTTTTGAAATGCTGGGCAATTTCTCCTTTGGCGATTATTTTAAGGAAGAGGCCATTGAATTCGGCTGGGACCTGCTCACCAACGGCTACGGGTTTGACGCGGAAAAACTCCATGTCTCCGTTTACAAGGATGACGACGAAGCCTATGAAATCTGGCGGGACAAGATGGGGGTACCCGAAGAACGCATCTCCCGCCTGGGAGAGGAAGACAACTTCTGGGCCATGGGCGACACCGGCCCCTGCGGCCCCTGTTCCGAAATCCATATCGACCGGGGCGAGGAATTCGGCTGCGACGATCCCAACTGCGCCGTGGGCTGCGACTGCGACCGGTGGCTGGAGCTGTGGAACCTGGTATTCATGCAGTTTGAAAGAAGCGAAGACGGCAAGATGACACCCCTTCCCAAACCCAGTATCGATACGGGCATGGGCCTGGAACGGATCATCTCCGTACTCCAGGGGGTGCCCACCAACTTTGACACCGACCTGTTCACCCCCATCATGGACAAGGTGGGGGAACTGGCCGGGAAGAAACGGGGCGAGTCCAAGGAGGTGGAGGTGGCCATGAAGGTCATTGCCGACCATTCCAGGGCATCGGCCTTTCTGATCAGCGACGGGGTGCTTCCCTCCAACGAGGGCAGGGGATATGTGCTGCGCCGCATCATGCGCCGGGCCATCCGCTACGGCCGCAGCATCGGCCTGAAAAAACCCTTTCTCCATGAGACGGTCCAGACCGTATTTTCCATCATGGATGAGGCCTATCCCGAGCTTAAGGATTCTGCGGCCTTCATCCTCAACGTGGTGAAAAACGAAGAAGAAAAATTCCTGGAAACCCTGGGCACCGGCATGAAACTGCTGGAAGGCACCATCGAGGATATCCAGAACAAAAATGGAAAGACCATTCCCGGCACCGTCATTTTCAAGCTCTACGATACCTTCGGTTTCCCGGTGGACATCATCCAGGACCATGTCAAGGAAATGGATATCGATCTGGATATGGCAGGCTTTGATGCGGCCATGGCAGAGCAGAAGGCAAGGAGCAAGTCCAAGAAGAAATTTGCAGGGGTGGGGGATGCCTACAAGCCGCTGACCTCCGCCGGTGTTAAAACCGCCTTCAAGGGCTATGACCGCCTTGAAATGGATGCCGAACTGCTCATCGTGGTGAAAGAGGAGAAGGAGGCCGAAACGGCCGCCGCAGGCGATGTGATCGAAGTTGTCACCCCCGAAACCGTATTCTACGCAGAATCCGGCGGCCAGGTGGGCGACAAAGGCAAATTTGAAAACGATGATTGCATTATTGAAATTACGGATACGGTGAAAGATCCTTCCGGGCTTTTCATCCATAAAGGCCGGGTGACCTCCGGCCAGTGCAAAAAAGGGGACACATTCACCCTGAAGGTGGATGCGTCCCTGCGCCAGGCTACGGCCATCAACCATTCCGCCACCCATATTCTTCATTCGGCCCTGCGAAGTGTTCTAGGCGACCATGTCAAGCAGTCCGGGTCCCTGGTGACCCCGGAGCGGTTCCGGTTTGACTTTACCCATTTTAGCGCCATCACCCCGGAGGAACTGTCCGCCATAGAGAATGAGGTCAATACAAGGATCCGGGAAAACCACGCCGTCAGCACCCGGGAAATGGGCATGGACGAGGCGGTTAAAGCCGGTGCCACCGCCCTGTTCGAGGAAAAATACGGGGATGTGGTCCGGGTGGTTTCCCAGGGCGAATTCTCCCAGGAACTTTGCGGCGGCACCCACACCGGCGCCTCCGGCGATATCGGCCTTTTCCGTATTCTCTCCGAGGGGGGCATTGCTTCGGGCGTCCGCCGTATCGAGGCCGTTACCGGCCAGGCTGCCCTGGATGCCGTCCATGCCGACCAGAAAGCCATTGAAACCCTTGCCGGCCTCCTGAAAGGCAACAGGGAAAATGTCGTGGGCCGTGTGGAAACCCTGATCTCAGAGAAAAAATCCCTGGAAAAAGAACTGGAAGCCATCAAGGCCAAACTGGCCTCCAAGTCCGTGGACGACATTGAACAGAACATCAAAGAGATCAACGGGGTCAAGGTGCTGGCCAAGCGGGTGGAAATAGAAAATCCCTCACAGCTTCGGGACCTGGCGGACAAGTTTAAAGCCAAACTGGGCTCAGGCGTTCTGCTTCTGGGGGCTGAATCCGGGGGCAAGGCCCTGCTCATCGCCATGGTGACCCAGGATCTGACCAAAACCCATAAGGCCGGCGACATCGTCAAGGCCGCCGCACAGATCGTGGGCGGGGGCGGCGGCGGCCGGCCCGACATGGCCCAGGCCGGCGGCACCCAGCCCGAACACCTGGACGCGGCTCTGGCCTCTGTTTTCGACACGGTGGCATGA
- a CDS encoding M20/M25/M40 family metallo-hydrolase — MINEKRLAERFTMLAQIDSESRHEAEVAGVLEKILKDMGAEVRFDGAAEKVEGDCGNLVAKFKGNADVPPIFLSGHMDTVVPGKGVKVQFKDGVFTSDGTTILGSDDKSALAIILEVMDVIKENNLPCPPVELVFTVCEEIGLVGAKNIDLSLIDSKFGYILDSTDTEGIVTRAPSANKITAKIYGKAAHAGAAPEKGISAIYTASKAIAKMELGRIDEVTTCNLGLISGGMATNIVPEYVEVHGEARSHNMETLEKVTGNIVSIFEETAASMRGIGQTLPQVEMIVEQDFPNTNIPEDHTAIVLARKAAGNLGRPLESKTIGGGADANIFFGKGIVAGVLGTGMTDVHTLKESIKLGDMVSCTQLVLEILRLHAAGEGQA, encoded by the coding sequence ATGATAAATGAAAAACGACTGGCCGAACGGTTTACCATGCTGGCACAGATTGATTCTGAATCCCGCCATGAGGCGGAAGTCGCCGGGGTGCTTGAAAAAATTTTAAAGGACATGGGGGCCGAGGTCCGCTTTGACGGCGCCGCTGAAAAAGTTGAGGGCGACTGCGGCAACCTTGTGGCTAAGTTCAAGGGTAATGCTGATGTGCCGCCTATTTTCCTTTCCGGCCACATGGACACCGTGGTGCCGGGCAAGGGGGTGAAGGTCCAGTTCAAGGACGGCGTGTTCACCAGCGATGGCACCACCATTCTGGGATCCGACGACAAGTCGGCTCTGGCCATCATCCTTGAAGTCATGGATGTGATCAAAGAGAACAATCTACCCTGTCCTCCGGTGGAACTGGTGTTCACCGTCTGCGAAGAGATCGGCCTTGTCGGGGCCAAAAACATCGACCTCTCCCTCATTGATTCCAAATTCGGTTATATCCTGGATTCAACGGATACCGAGGGCATTGTGACCCGGGCGCCGTCGGCCAATAAGATCACGGCCAAAATTTACGGCAAGGCCGCCCATGCCGGCGCTGCGCCGGAAAAGGGAATTTCAGCCATATATACGGCATCGAAGGCCATTGCCAAAATGGAACTGGGCCGGATAGACGAGGTGACCACCTGCAATCTGGGCCTGATCTCCGGGGGAATGGCCACCAATATCGTACCCGAATATGTGGAAGTCCACGGGGAAGCCAGGTCCCATAACATGGAAACCCTGGAAAAGGTCACTGGAAATATTGTCTCCATTTTTGAGGAGACCGCCGCATCCATGCGCGGGATCGGCCAGACACTGCCCCAGGTGGAAATGATCGTGGAGCAGGATTTCCCCAACACCAATATTCCAGAAGACCATACTGCCATTGTCCTGGCACGCAAGGCCGCAGGCAATCTGGGGCGCCCCCTTGAAAGCAAAACCATCGGCGGCGGGGCCGACGCCAATATATTTTTCGGAAAAGGCATTGTGGCCGGCGTCCTGGGCACGGGCATGACCGATGTCCATACCCTGAAGGAATCCATCAAGCTCGGGGACATGGTCAGCTGCACCCAGCTCGTACTTGAGATTCTCAGGCTTCACGCCGCAGGAGAGGGCCAGGCATGA
- a CDS encoding ECF transporter S component, protein MRFIENVKKDFTTTTWALMPVAIAVNIVIGQIVATLKLPVYLDTIGTILVGAVCGPWAGALTGALSNAVWGLFSPSALPFIPVAAWIGFAAGWCARMGLYNKWYTAALAGLIIAVTTPFVATPIVVYVYGGVEGSGASLITAVLIKSGHKITSAAFYKNMMVEPFDKIPSALAAFVLASRLPARFKQRLPLPAKA, encoded by the coding sequence ATGCGATTCATTGAAAATGTAAAGAAAGACTTTACCACCACGACATGGGCCCTCATGCCCGTGGCCATTGCTGTCAACATTGTCATCGGGCAGATTGTCGCAACCCTGAAACTGCCGGTCTACCTGGATACCATCGGAACCATTCTGGTGGGCGCGGTATGCGGCCCCTGGGCCGGCGCCCTGACCGGTGCCCTGTCCAATGCTGTCTGGGGATTGTTTTCCCCTTCCGCCCTTCCCTTTATACCCGTGGCTGCCTGGATCGGGTTTGCCGCCGGGTGGTGCGCCAGGATGGGACTGTACAATAAATGGTACACGGCGGCCCTGGCCGGCCTGATCATTGCCGTGACCACCCCTTTTGTGGCCACCCCCATCGTTGTATATGTTTACGGCGGGGTTGAGGGTAGCGGCGCGTCCCTGATCACAGCCGTTCTCATCAAATCCGGCCATAAAATCACCTCTGCCGCATTTTATAAAAATATGATGGTGGAGCCCTTTGATAAAATCCCCTCCGCCCTGGCTGCATTTGTGCTGGCATCCAGGCTGCCTGCAAGATTCAAACAGCGGCTGCCCCTGCCGGCAAAGGCCTGA
- a CDS encoding ABC transporter permease subunit, whose product MTAYFIRRLLLVIPTFLGITIMVFTITRFVPGGPIERIIAETRALQMGQEGGSSRAGAGQGQPLSQEQIKKLEEYYGFDKPVLESYAIWLFKVVKGDLGRSTRYHDPVWEMIRERIPISLYFGILSLILIYGICIPLGMAKAVRHNSGFDNISSVMIFTGYAIPGWVAGVLMLVLLGSGFDVFPLGGLVSDFFDQMTLWEKIRDIGWHTVLPLLSYVIGSFTVMTLLMKNTLMDNLSADYVRTAIAKGLPFKKAVFRHAMRNSLIPIATSFGNNISIILMGSFLIEKVFNINGMGLLGYESIVDRDYPVVMGILVISSLLFMIGNILSDVCVALVDPRVRFK is encoded by the coding sequence ATGACCGCCTATTTCATAAGACGCCTCCTGCTGGTGATACCGACCTTCCTCGGTATCACCATCATGGTCTTCACCATTACCCGGTTTGTGCCGGGGGGGCCCATCGAGCGGATCATTGCCGAGACCCGGGCCCTGCAGATGGGACAGGAAGGGGGCAGTTCCCGTGCCGGCGCCGGCCAGGGACAGCCCCTCTCCCAGGAGCAGATCAAAAAGCTGGAGGAATACTACGGGTTTGATAAACCCGTACTTGAAAGCTACGCCATATGGCTGTTCAAGGTGGTGAAAGGGGATCTGGGCCGGTCTACCCGGTACCATGACCCGGTGTGGGAGATGATCCGGGAGCGCATCCCCATCTCCCTGTATTTCGGTATTCTCAGCCTTATTCTAATTTACGGCATCTGCATCCCCCTGGGCATGGCCAAGGCGGTCCGCCACAATTCGGGATTTGACAATATCTCATCGGTCATGATTTTCACGGGGTATGCCATCCCCGGGTGGGTGGCCGGGGTGCTGATGCTGGTGCTTCTGGGATCCGGGTTTGATGTTTTTCCACTGGGCGGACTGGTATCTGATTTTTTCGACCAGATGACCCTTTGGGAAAAAATCAGGGATATTGGCTGGCATACGGTTCTGCCTCTGCTCTCCTACGTCATCGGTTCATTTACGGTGATGACTCTGCTCATGAAGAACACCCTCATGGACAATCTCTCTGCCGATTATGTGAGAACCGCCATTGCCAAGGGCCTGCCTTTTAAAAAAGCGGTTTTCCGCCACGCCATGCGCAACAGCCTGATTCCCATCGCCACCTCCTTTGGAAACAATATTTCCATCATCCTCATGGGCTCTTTTCTCATTGAAAAGGTGTTCAATATAAACGGCATGGGGCTGCTGGGCTACGAATCCATCGTGGATCGGGATTATCCGGTGGTCATGGGCATCCTTGTGATTTCATCACTTCTTTTCATGATCGGCAACATTTTGTCCGATGTCTGCGTGGCCCTGGTGGATCCAAGGGTGAGATTTAAATAG
- a CDS encoding energy-coupling factor transporter transmembrane protein EcfT, translating into MKRSALNPLTILAGVAALVVLAFMAPDFRCSLGLFSMAVLPAAAAGRCMVDMAVMLAKFLGPFCLFLFPIHALVIPGDAPPLLIWGVSVNIGGIHHAALITTRLMVMTGSVFLLFRAVHPGTLLRVLTDRGLPWGPAYVICATLQLLPRMKQRAATIIQAQQSRGLNISGGPLSRARALIPLAGPLLFGMLAEVEQRALALELKQRACSSRRTSYRIIPDSKGQARFRWFCLAAVLGAGGLRLWLYLY; encoded by the coding sequence ATGAAGCGATCTGCCCTGAATCCTTTGACCATTCTGGCAGGGGTGGCAGCCCTTGTCGTCCTGGCCTTTATGGCACCGGATTTCCGCTGCAGCCTCGGCCTGTTCTCAATGGCCGTTCTTCCGGCCGCCGCAGCTGGCCGCTGTATGGTTGATATGGCAGTGATGCTGGCCAAATTTCTGGGACCATTCTGCCTTTTTCTTTTCCCCATTCACGCACTGGTGATACCCGGAGACGCCCCCCCTCTCCTTATCTGGGGAGTATCCGTCAACATCGGCGGCATCCATCATGCCGCACTGATCACGACGCGGCTGATGGTCATGACAGGCAGTGTTTTCCTTTTATTCAGGGCCGTCCACCCGGGAACCCTGCTCAGGGTGCTGACAGACCGCGGCCTGCCCTGGGGTCCGGCCTATGTGATCTGCGCCACCCTGCAGCTTCTGCCCCGGATGAAACAGCGTGCAGCGACCATCATCCAGGCCCAGCAGTCCAGGGGGCTGAACATATCCGGCGGGCCGCTATCCCGGGCCCGCGCCCTGATCCCCCTGGCAGGTCCCCTGCTCTTCGGAATGCTGGCCGAGGTTGAACAGCGCGCCCTGGCACTGGAGTTGAAACAACGTGCCTGCAGCAGCAGGCGGACAAGCTACCGGATCATCCCGGATTCAAAAGGACAGGCCCGGTTCCGGTGGTTCTGCCTGGCAGCGGTCCTGGGGGCAGGAGGACTACGATTATGGCTGTACTTGTATTAA